The genomic stretch TTCTCACTCCCCTCCCCATAATCGACCGCAATCTGACCAAATGGTATCTATACTCCCAAAACAATACCAACTACAAATACAAACCCGGCGCCTACATAATGTCTGGACGTGATTGTTGGTGGGGCCGATGCACCTTCTGCTCCTGGACAACTCTTTTTCCGGGTAGAAATTACCGTCGTTTTTCTGTCGACCACACCATTAAGGAAATTAATAACCTGGTCGTAAATTTTGGAGTAAAAGAAGTCTTTGACGATGCCGGGACTTTACCGGTAGGGGACTGGCTTCAAAAACTGTGTCAAAGACTAATCGATACAGGACTAAACCGAAAAGTCAAAATTAGCTGCAATATGCGATTTGGTGCGTTAACCGAAAATGATTATCAGCTGATGGCCAAGGCCGGTTTCAGGTTTATCCTCTATGGCCTTGAATCTGCCAACCCTCAAACTATCGAAAAAATTAACAAAAATATAGATCTGAAAAATGTCCCCAAAGAGCTTAAAATCGCCAAAAAATGCGGTCTGGAACCCCATATAACCATAATGATCGGTTATCCCTGGGAAACAAAAAAAGATGCCCAAAACACTCTCAATTTTGCCAAAAAGTTATTTCGCCAGGGAATAGTGGATAGTATGCAGGCCACCATTGTCATTCCCTACCCCGGAACCCCTCTTTTTGACTATTGTCAAAAAAATAATCTGTTAAATACTAAAAACTGGGATAATTTTGATATGCGCCAACCGGTTATAAAAAGTCCGATTTCTTCTGATGACCAGAAACAAATTGTTCAATCTTTATTCAAGGGCATCATCACTCCCAGATTTATGTTTAACAAAATTAAATCAATAAAGTCCCTCTCTGATCTAAAATTTCTTCTGGGATATACCTACAAGTTTTTCCGAAAGCTTAAAGACTTCAAAAAAGATTTATGACACCGCTTGTTTCAATTGTTATTCCTACTCTAAATTCCCAAGCAGTTCTCTCCGATTGTCTGAAATCCATTAAAAAACAAATCGGGGTATCCCTAGATATAATTATCGCCGACGGGGGATCAACTGATAAAACGATTTATATTGCCAACCAATACAAATGTCAAATTGTTAAAAACCCTCTCAAAACCGCCGAATCCGGAAAAGCTATTGGCCTAAAACATGCCTCCGGTGAATTTGTTGGTTTAATCGATTCCGACAACATCCTTCCAAAATCCAATTGGCTCAAAAGCATGATTTCTCCTCTAATCAGAGATAAAGCCCTAATAGGTTCCGAACCGTGGAAATTTACTTACCGAAAAAATGGCGGTTTTATCGAAAGATATTCGTCACTTATTGGCGCCAACGACCCATATGCATTCGTTACCGGCATATATGACAGAAAAAATTATATCAATCATAAATGGACGGAGATGAACGTCAAAACAACCAATTATCCCAAATATCTAAAGCTCAAACTTACCAAAAATCAACCAATCCCAACAATTGGCGCAAACGGTACAATTTTTCGAAGTTCTTTCATAAAAAAGCACTTCTCCGGTGATTATTTGTTTGACATAGACGTCATCAGTCTCGCCATTACTAAAACCAACTTACCACTCTACTTTGCCAAAGTAAAAATCGGCATTATCCACACCTTTTGTGAATCCTCAATTTCAAAATTTATCAAAAAACAACAACGTCGGCTCACCGATTATTACACACTAAAAGAAATAAGGGCATTTAATTGGGACCAGACCAATCGATTTGGTATTGTTAAATTTACTTTCTACACTTGCTGTATAATCTGGCCAATTGTGGACTCATTCCGTGGATTTTTTCATAAGCCTGATTTTGCCTGGTTTTTTCATCCATTCGCCTGCGTAATAACCTTATTTATATATACTCAAATAACAATCAAAAATAAAGTCGGATTATTAAAACCCCTAGATCGTCAACAATGGCAACAGTAGATATCCTTATCCCCACCTACAACGGTGCCATCTTTGTCAAAGATACTTTACAAAGCATCTTGTCCCAAAGTTACCCAGATTTTCGTATCTTAATCTGCGATGACGCTTCTAAAGACGACACTCTCGGGATAATCAAAAAGATAAATGACAAAAGAATTGCAGTAATAAATAATAAAAATAACCTTGGCTACTCCGCCAACTTAGAAAGGGCCAGAAAACATGCTACCGCCGAATTTATTTATTTAATGGGTCAAGATGATATTATGGCAAGAGACACTCTGAAAAATACCATTAAAGCCTTCTCACTCTCGTCGGATATCGGAGCAGTCACCCGTCCGTATTTCTGGTTTGATAAAGACATTCGTCTTCCGGTTCGGGCCAAAAAAAAGCTTGATCCGACAAACGATACTATTGTCAACATCACCGATAATCCCTTCAGAGTCATCCGCGTTTTTGAAACCCTTGATCAACTTTCAGGCCTCGCTTATCGCCGCCGATTCATGGATTTACCTTTCCATCCGGATATTTTCCCCTGCCACATTTACCCCTTTGCCTCTATTTTCAAAAAACATCCGATAGTATTTTTAAAAGACTATAATATTGCTGTCCGAATCAGTAGCAGCCAAACCCGAAGCCTATCCTCAATTTACGATAAATCACCACTCTTAAGTTGGATCGAAATGGTTAAATCTGTTTATTCAGAAAAAGAATATCATCCCGTCCAAAAATATTTAATCAAAAATTTTATAACCAAAAACTATATCGGTTTGGTTCAGATAAGAAACTACGCCAAATATCGGTATTTAATCCGGGAAATTTGGTATCTCATTAAATTTAATCCCCACAATCTTCTCAACCCATTATTCTGGTTTTTTTCCATCGGCTGTATAATTTCTCCACCATTTTTATTGATCCCCATGGTCGAATGGTATAAAGAAGCTATCTATTCAAAGACTCTGACAAAAATTAGCTTTGAACACAATAATTTTCAATAAATACCATGTTTTTAGAAAAATTTAGACCAAATTTTTTGTACACAGAACTAAAACGAATTTTTCCAAAATACTTTAGTGTTGTTGACATCGGTTGTGGACCAAATTCAATTCTTAGATTGTTTAAAAATAACATCACATACTCCTATGGTTTTGAAATACACCCACAGTCAGTTTATACATCAAAAGCAAACAACATTCATTCAGAATACATCCTGGATAATGTTTTGAATCTTAAAAAACATTTTAAAAAGAAGAGCATCGACATCGCATTCTGCCTCGACACAATAGAACATTTAAAAAAAGTTGATGCAATAAAACTTATAAAATGTATGGAATATATCGCCATTAAAAAAATAATAATTCAAACCACTAACGGGTATATTCATCAAAATACTTATAACAATAATTGTTACCAAAAACATCTCTCAGGTTTCGACACGAAATATTTTCGAGAAAAGGGTTATAAAGTTTTAGGGATAGATGGTCCATATTTTTTACGGGTTACTAAAAATAAAACAATAAAAGAAAGAAATATTTTCACCTCTATTTTGGCAAATCTACTCGATCCAATTTTTAGGTATTTTCCCAACCACTCATTAAACTTTCTGGCTTACAAAAATGTTTAATATAATTTTTGGGATTTATAATTATTTTATTAAAAAAGGCTTTTATCACTTCGGGAAAAATTCTTCAATTAAACCTTTTTTAAATACAACAAATAAAAAATACATTTCTATCGGAGACAATGTTTCTATCGGTTCCTTTGCATGGATCGGAGTGGACACCGACTTTGCCGGCATAAAGTGTAAATCCAAAAACAAAATAAGACTAAAAATAGGTGACAACTCCACCATAGGTAACAACTCAATCATCACAGCAAACAATTCTGTTTTAATCGGGAAAAATTGTATTTTATCCGCCTACGTTTTTATTTCCGACCATGTCCACGAATATAACAATATTTCAAAAAATTTAAATCAACAACCACTAAGCGAAAACGGCAGTGTAATCATCGGCGATAATGTATTTATTGGGACAAAAGCCTCGATTATGCGTAATGTTACTATTGGCGAAAGAAGCGTAATCGGAGCAAACACCGTTGTAACCAAAGACATTCCTTCATATAGTGTAGTGGTAGGAAATCCGGGAAAAATCATCAAAAGATATGATTTTATTAAAAAGGATTGGATAAAATTTTAGAAGCGGTATGAATCTGGTAAAAAAAATTTACTCAAACACAACTATCGGGAAAATTTTCCACACATTAGTAAATTGTCTACAAAATGAGCTTCTGGATTGCGAAACGGTTTTGGATTTAGGGTGCGGACCTGATTCTCCAATTAAATATTGTAAAAATATTAACAATAGTATTGGTGTTGAAGCGTTCAAGCCATATCTGACAAGATCACAAAATAGTCACATCCACACAAAATATCTCCACGACAAAATCGAAAATATAAACTTTCCCGAAAAGAGTTTCGATGCAATAATATTAATCGAAGTTATTGAGCACCTAACCCAAGAGGAAGGCCAAAAAATAATCGTGAAGGCGGAAAAGTGGGCCAAAAAAAAGGTAATCATATCTTCCCCAAACGGTTTCCTCCTCCAACATGCCGTCGATAACAATCCACATCAAAGACATCTCTCTGGCTGGACTTACGAGAAAATGCAACTCCTAGGATATAAATGTCACGGACTTGCAGGGTTAAGGGTTTTTCGTAGGGAAACCCAGAGCAACACAATGGGTGATGATTTACTTGTATCTATCCGCTGGTGGCCAAAACCTTTTTGGTTTGCCATTGCTACCCTTAGTCAGCCTTTAAGCTACTATCTTCCCCGACTTGCATTTGAATTATTTTGCGTAAAAAACATCAAAGCATAAAAGCAATGAAGCCTACAATAATCATACCCGTATACAATAATCAAAGTACTCTTAACGATACTCTAAGGTCGCTTCTAACTTATAAAAAAGAAATAGAGAAAATTATCATTATAAATGACGGATCTACGGACAGTTCGCTCAAAATTATCAATATATTTTCTAAAATATTGTCCAACAAGTTTTTTAAAATTATCAACCACAAAAAATCTCGGGGACTAGCTTACAGTTACAACGAAGGTATAACTAAAAGTGAAACAGAGATTGTGATAACCATGCACGCTGACATAATTCTAAAAAAAAACGCCATCAATCTAATCCTCTCTCCTCTAAGGAAAAAAGATGTGGTTGCCTCAGTACCGATAGTTGAATATCCCAGAAATATCTGGAAAAAATATAGTTTTTGGCAAAAATGTCATTTTTCCAGATTAGTAGGTAAAAGTTATTCTGGTCTGGGAGGTAAATTTGATGCCGTCAGAAAGGATACTTTTATGAAAGTCTATCTTTTTGACGGAAATACCTTCTTGCGTGCCGGTGAAGACGGAGATATGGCCAAAAAACTTTCAAAAATCGGCAAAATTGCTAATAGCGATGCCCACATTATTCACGTCCACAGCAAAGAATTAAACTTTGGTCTGAAAAAATATATCCATAAAAACGCTCAATACGCCGAAGCTCAGGGAGCCTCATTAAGAAAATATGGTATTTTGAATTTCAAATATTTTGTACTTTCCTTTTTTAGAGAATTTTTGGTTGTCTCTTTATTTATTCCTAAAGTTCGTGTATTATCGATAATCCTTATCATTATATATTCTGTCGCTTACACCAAAGAGGTATACCTATCTGAATATAAAAACCCTAAAATCATTATTCTCCCGATAGTCAACACATATCTTTTATTCATAAGTTGTTTTTATTCTGCCAGGGGATTTATATCCGGGAAACAAAAAATATGAAAAACCTATTTCCTCCGTTAAAAAGATTACTTTTTTATAATCGTTTTCTTGGTTACAGCAAATATAGGCTAACAAAATACGTTCAAAATATATCTAAGTCCTTAATTCCACATAAAAAAATACTTGATGCCGGAGCCGGAGAGTGCCAATATAAACAATATTTCAAAAACATGAATTATGTTTCCCAGGATCTCTGCATTGGAGACATCCGGTGGGATTTTAGCCAGATTGATATAAAATCAGAAATTTACGACATTCCAGTAAAAAATCACAGCTTCGATTACATACTTTGTATTGAAGTTTTGGAGCACCTAAAATACCCCGATCGCGTTTTCGCTGAATTTTCACGAATATTAAAACAAGGTGGAAAATTATTTTTGATTTGTCCCTTGGTTTGGGGTGAACACCAAAAACCACACGATTATTTCAGATATACTCAATTTGCCCTTCAGCTGCTCGGAAACGACAATGGTTTTACATTAAAAAAAATAGAAAAACAGGGCGGGAAATTTATTTGCTTAACTCAAATAATCACTGAAATCGCCCCTTCTTTCTTTATAGAAAGAAAACTCATTTTATTGGGATATATTTTCAAAATATTACTATATCCCATCAATTTTACAATTGGATTCATTTTCTATTTTTTGGATAAAATAGATAAGGACAAAGACCTGACTTCACAATATGAGTGTACTTTTATCAAAAAATAAACATCCCAAATGAAGATATTAGTAAACCTAACCACTGTTGGAAAAAATGGCACTTATCCCCGTGTTATCTCTAAAATTAAAACATTTTTAGATTTAAAGGCGACCGTATCTATACATTGCGGCAACTTCATCGCCCCCGTCAACAATATCAAAAACACTCTCACTTTCAATCAAACCTTCCCTTGGTTCCAAAAAATACCCACCTATAAACTAACCAGGCTCAATTTCATTGTCGATGCAATAAAAAAAAACTTTAATTCCATCGTTCGTCTCTCACAATTTAAAAATTTTGACGTAATCTACACTACATCATCAGTTTTAGACCTAGTCATCACTCCGTTTTTTGCCAAAGTTTTCTATCCAAAAATAATTTGGGTAACTGTTTTTGACAATATCGTTCCTTTTACCGACCCAGGTAATAAACTTATTCGGCTATTGGCCTGGATATTTTTCCAAATAAGTCTGGTCCTTATCAGATTTTCTGACAAAATATTTGTCTCCACCCCGGAATTAATGACTTTTCTCATATCAAAAAAGTACCCACCAAATATACTTTATCAAACTCATTTAGCTATCGAAAATGATCTAATTCGCGATGCGAAACCAAATCCAAAAATTAAAATCGATTCTCTATATATTGGCCGTATCAACGAAACAAAAGGTATCTATGATCTACTAGAAATGATGAAAATCGTAACCCGAAAATTTCCCCATTTTCAGCTGGCCATAATGGGGGAAGGAGACGAAATCACCGTTCGGAAATTCAACGATAAAATTACCCAATTCAAACTCTCCAAAAACATAAATTTCCTTGGCTTTGTCCCTGAATCCGAAAAATATAATATTATAAAAAGTAGTAAGACCTTCGTCTTTCTCAGTAAAAGTGATTGTGAAAGCTTTGGATTAGCTCTTTTTGAAGCCGTCTGCAGTGGCTTACCCGCTTTTGCCTATGACCTCCCGCCGTTCAAAACAATTTATCAAAACAACGAAGTTGATATAAGTCCAATAGGTGACTACAAAACCGTAGCCAACAAAATCATAAAGACATTTGAAAATAATAATTTTACAAATCTCAAGGGTAAGATATTATTGGGAAAATATTCCTGGGAAAATATTGCCAAAAAAGAACTGCTAGAAATAATAAAACTAATTCATGAAAAAACATAGCCTAAAAAGAATCTTATCAACAGGACTAATATTAGCCATAATCAACTATACTAGCGCATTCAGTAACTATCTCTTTCATTTAATATCGGGAAGAATATTAACTCTTGATTCCTTCGGACAGCTACAGAGTCTGATAAATCTAAACACCATCGTCGGTATGTTGGTGAGCGCTGTCGGACCTGCAATCATCCTGTTCTTCAGCAGTATCGACGACAATAATATCAAAAGCAATCTCAAATTAGTAGAAAAGAAAATATTTTCGATCTCTTTTTTCACCTCCATCCTTCTCATTGTTCTCTATCTACCGTTAAAGTTACTCTTAAAAATACAATCCGATATATATCTTATTTGGATAGTTCAGGTTGCGGCCTCGGTTTTCTATCTTCTCTATCTTTCTGTTTTTCAATCAAAACTAAAACTCATTATTTACGCCCTCTCAGGCTTATTTTTTTCAATACTCAAAAATATTTTCTCTATCCTTTTTTCTTTTACTGCAATAAGAGCCCTCGGCCCATACCTTAGCCCGGCACTTACCACCGTTATTATGGCAATATGCCTTAAAATATTAATTTCGGAAATATGGCCATCAAAAAATTACACCGCCATTAAATCAGAC from Candidatus Shapirobacteria bacterium encodes the following:
- a CDS encoding methyltransferase domain-containing protein; this translates as MFLEKFRPNFLYTELKRIFPKYFSVVDIGCGPNSILRLFKNNITYSYGFEIHPQSVYTSKANNIHSEYILDNVLNLKKHFKKKSIDIAFCLDTIEHLKKVDAIKLIKCMEYIAIKKIIIQTTNGYIHQNTYNNNCYQKHLSGFDTKYFREKGYKVLGIDGPYFLRVTKNKTIKERNIFTSILANLLDPIFRYFPNHSLNFLAYKNV
- a CDS encoding glycosyltransferase — its product is MTPLVSIVIPTLNSQAVLSDCLKSIKKQIGVSLDIIIADGGSTDKTIYIANQYKCQIVKNPLKTAESGKAIGLKHASGEFVGLIDSDNILPKSNWLKSMISPLIRDKALIGSEPWKFTYRKNGGFIERYSSLIGANDPYAFVTGIYDRKNYINHKWTEMNVKTTNYPKYLKLKLTKNQPIPTIGANGTIFRSSFIKKHFSGDYLFDIDVISLAITKTNLPLYFAKVKIGIIHTFCESSISKFIKKQQRRLTDYYTLKEIRAFNWDQTNRFGIVKFTFYTCCIIWPIVDSFRGFFHKPDFAWFFHPFACVITLFIYTQITIKNKVGLLKPLDRQQWQQ
- a CDS encoding methyltransferase domain-containing protein; translation: MNLVKKIYSNTTIGKIFHTLVNCLQNELLDCETVLDLGCGPDSPIKYCKNINNSIGVEAFKPYLTRSQNSHIHTKYLHDKIENINFPEKSFDAIILIEVIEHLTQEEGQKIIVKAEKWAKKKVIISSPNGFLLQHAVDNNPHQRHLSGWTYEKMQLLGYKCHGLAGLRVFRRETQSNTMGDDLLVSIRWWPKPFWFAIATLSQPLSYYLPRLAFELFCVKNIKA
- a CDS encoding class I SAM-dependent methyltransferase yields the protein MKNLFPPLKRLLFYNRFLGYSKYRLTKYVQNISKSLIPHKKILDAGAGECQYKQYFKNMNYVSQDLCIGDIRWDFSQIDIKSEIYDIPVKNHSFDYILCIEVLEHLKYPDRVFAEFSRILKQGGKLFLICPLVWGEHQKPHDYFRYTQFALQLLGNDNGFTLKKIEKQGGKFICLTQIITEIAPSFFIERKLILLGYIFKILLYPINFTIGFIFYFLDKIDKDKDLTSQYECTFIKK
- a CDS encoding acyltransferase — encoded protein: MFNIIFGIYNYFIKKGFYHFGKNSSIKPFLNTTNKKYISIGDNVSIGSFAWIGVDTDFAGIKCKSKNKIRLKIGDNSTIGNNSIITANNSVLIGKNCILSAYVFISDHVHEYNNISKNLNQQPLSENGSVIIGDNVFIGTKASIMRNVTIGERSVIGANTVVTKDIPSYSVVVGNPGKIIKRYDFIKKDWIKF
- a CDS encoding glycosyltransferase, whose translation is MKPTIIIPVYNNQSTLNDTLRSLLTYKKEIEKIIIINDGSTDSSLKIINIFSKILSNKFFKIINHKKSRGLAYSYNEGITKSETEIVITMHADIILKKNAINLILSPLRKKDVVASVPIVEYPRNIWKKYSFWQKCHFSRLVGKSYSGLGGKFDAVRKDTFMKVYLFDGNTFLRAGEDGDMAKKLSKIGKIANSDAHIIHVHSKELNFGLKKYIHKNAQYAEAQGASLRKYGILNFKYFVLSFFREFLVVSLFIPKVRVLSIILIIIYSVAYTKEVYLSEYKNPKIIILPIVNTYLLFISCFYSARGFISGKQKI
- a CDS encoding glycosyltransferase, encoding MKILVNLTTVGKNGTYPRVISKIKTFLDLKATVSIHCGNFIAPVNNIKNTLTFNQTFPWFQKIPTYKLTRLNFIVDAIKKNFNSIVRLSQFKNFDVIYTTSSVLDLVITPFFAKVFYPKIIWVTVFDNIVPFTDPGNKLIRLLAWIFFQISLVLIRFSDKIFVSTPELMTFLISKKYPPNILYQTHLAIENDLIRDAKPNPKIKIDSLYIGRINETKGIYDLLEMMKIVTRKFPHFQLAIMGEGDEITVRKFNDKITQFKLSKNINFLGFVPESEKYNIIKSSKTFVFLSKSDCESFGLALFEAVCSGLPAFAYDLPPFKTIYQNNEVDISPIGDYKTVANKIIKTFENNNFTNLKGKILLGKYSWENIAKKELLEIIKLIHEKT
- a CDS encoding glycosyltransferase, with translation MATVDILIPTYNGAIFVKDTLQSILSQSYPDFRILICDDASKDDTLGIIKKINDKRIAVINNKNNLGYSANLERARKHATAEFIYLMGQDDIMARDTLKNTIKAFSLSSDIGAVTRPYFWFDKDIRLPVRAKKKLDPTNDTIVNITDNPFRVIRVFETLDQLSGLAYRRRFMDLPFHPDIFPCHIYPFASIFKKHPIVFLKDYNIAVRISSSQTRSLSSIYDKSPLLSWIEMVKSVYSEKEYHPVQKYLIKNFITKNYIGLVQIRNYAKYRYLIREIWYLIKFNPHNLLNPLFWFFSIGCIISPPFLLIPMVEWYKEAIYSKTLTKISFEHNNFQ
- a CDS encoding radical SAM protein; the encoded protein is MKNKFSVSISYPPLESTKGSAFLSQNRQFQWGNTDSVFYPVIMAYAATLLKKNDYQVFWDDAIAERLSYQKWLSRLITNNPDLVVIETKTPVVKKHWQIISDIKDKLPKTKIALIGDHVTALPQESISNSKVDFVLTGGDYDFMILNLADQLSKNICPDKIINTPPTHLLTPLPIIDRNLTKWYLYSQNNTNYKYKPGAYIMSGRDCWWGRCTFCSWTTLFPGRNYRRFSVDHTIKEINNLVVNFGVKEVFDDAGTLPVGDWLQKLCQRLIDTGLNRKVKISCNMRFGALTENDYQLMAKAGFRFILYGLESANPQTIEKINKNIDLKNVPKELKIAKKCGLEPHITIMIGYPWETKKDAQNTLNFAKKLFRQGIVDSMQATIVIPYPGTPLFDYCQKNNLLNTKNWDNFDMRQPVIKSPISSDDQKQIVQSLFKGIITPRFMFNKIKSIKSLSDLKFLLGYTYKFFRKLKDFKKDL